CTAAAATTCTAATAAATGATAAAATAGAAGATGTTCATGTTCACGATCCTGGTAGATTGAAAGAGCTTCTATATAAAAATAACAGTGTTTTAATTAAAAGAGTATATAATCCTAAAAGAAAAACAAAATATGATTTAATTGCTGCAAAAAAATTTAAGGAATTTGTTTTGGTAAATTCAATATATCATAGATATATAGCTGAAAATATATTGAGGAAAAAATATAAAAATTTAAAGCCTGAAGTAAAATATAATAACAGCCGAATAGATTTTTTAGCAAATGAAAAAATATGGATAGAGATAAAAGGATGCACTTTATCTGAAAATAATATTGCTAAGTTTCCTGATGCACCTACAAAACGCGGATTAAAACATTTAAACGAACTAATAGAACTTAAAGAAAAAGGATATGAAAGTCATATATATTTTTTAGTTTTTTCAACAGCAGAATATTTTTCACCTAATTATGAAACGGATCCGGAATTTTCAAAAAAACTTATTGAAGCATATAAAAAAGGTGTGAAAATATTTCCGCTTTTATTTTCTTTCAAAAATAATTTGATTATTTTTGAAAGAAAACTTGATATATTAATGGAAAAGGTGTGAAAAATGTCTAATTATGATATTTTTTTTAAAGACTTAGAATATGATTATATAAAAATAATAGAATATTTGAAACAATTTAAAAATAATGAGAATTTGCTTATTAAGAAAGCAAAGAAAATATAATACCTGAAATTAAGTTAATTAGTGATATATGCACAATTTCAAATAATGAAGTAATAAAATATGCTATTATAATTTCTGCTTTAGATAATGTATACGATAATCTAAAAAAAATTATAATAATAAAGATATAAATAAATTAATTCGGTTATTATTGTATATAGAAAATTATGTTTATAGCGAATTTAATAATAAACTTTATATAGATAAACTTTTAAAAAAGGTTTATCATATATCAAATAAATTACAGAAAATTATTTCAAAGTAGAAAAATGGAATTTCTCCCAATTTTTGCTATTGAAAACAATATATACTAAATACAAAAAATGTTTTTAAAAAATTATTTGTTAATAAATTATAAACCAGGGTTTCCCCTGGCTTGTTTTATTTCATAAATGGATAAGTATAATTTGTTGGTGGATTAAAGTTTTCTTTAATTGATCTTGCGGAAGTCCATCGCAAAAGATTGAGATAACTGCCTGCTTTATCATTTGTCCCGGAACCTCTTGAACCTCCAAATGGCTGCTGGTCAACAACAGCACCTGTAGGTTTATCATTAATATAGAAATTTCCTGCTGCATGGATCAATATTCTTTCAGCCTTTCTAATTGCTTCTCTATCCTGTGCAA
The sequence above is drawn from the Marinitoga sp. 1197 genome and encodes:
- the sfsA gene encoding DNA/RNA nuclease SfsA, which encodes MKIFEIKNTQKGIFIERVNRYLAKILINDKIEDVHVHDPGRLKELLYKNNSVLIKRVYNPKRKTKYDLIAAKKFKEFVLVNSIYHRYIAENILRKKYKNLKPEVKYNNSRIDFLANEKIWIEIKGCTLSENNIAKFPDAPTKRGLKHLNELIELKEKGYESHIYFLVFSTAEYFSPNYETDPEFSKKLIEAYKKGVKIFPLLFSFKNNLIIFERKLDILMEKV